The genomic stretch CGCAAGCGCCGCAGTGCCGAGGAATCGCCTTCTGTCCATGTTCGAATCCGTCGTGGAAGTCGAGCCAAGGGTAGCAACGGGCGATAGCTGGATGGTCCTCCTCGCAGGCGGGGCCGGACGATCCACTGCCACGGAATCAAACACGCGCAGTCATCCATCCCGCCTGCGAAATGTTCCCGGCACGCTTTTGTCCGCATACTCGGACCATCGAATGAAGGCGGCACCCATGTCCGGACTGACCTCTGCCGAAGCCGCGGCGCGGCTGGCGCGCAACGGCCCCAACGTGTTGCCCGAGCCGGGCCGGAAGGGCGGCCTGGCGCTTGCCGGGCAGGTGCTGCGCGAACCCATGCTGTTGCTGCTGCTGGCGGCGTCGCTGGTGTACATGCTGCTGGGCGATCCCGGGGAGGCCGCCCTGCTGGTGGCATCGGTGGGGCTGGTGATCGGCCTGACGCTGTACCAGGAATACAAGTCCGAGCGGGCGCTGCAGGCGCTGCGCGACCTCGGCAGCCCGCGGGCGCGGGTCCTGCGCGATGGCGCGGCCAAGGTGGTGGCTTCGCAGGAGCTGGTGGTGGGCGACGTGCTGCTGCTGGAGGAAGGCGACCGCGTGGCCGCCGACGCGCGCGTGCTGGAGGCCGCCGACCTGCACGTGGACGAATCCCTGCTCACCGGCGAATCGGTGGCTGTAGCCCGGCAGGCCGGAGGCGAAGGCGACGCCGGCATCGTCCACGCCAGCACCCTGGTGGTGCGCGGACGCGGCACGGCCGAGGTGGTCGCGGTGGGCGTGGAGACGGCGGTCGGGCGCATCGGTCGCTCGCTGCAGTCGATCGTCACCGAACGCTCCCCTCTGCAGCGCGAGATGCGCCGGATCGTGGCGATCTTCGCCGTCATCAGCGCGGTCACCTGCGGGCTGGTGGTGGTCCTGTACGGCCTGCTCCGGGGAAATTGGCTGGAAGGCGTGCTGGCCGGGATCACGCTGGCGATGGCCAACATCCCCGAGGAATTCCCGGTGGTGCTCAGCGTGTTCCTGGCGCTGGGCGGATGGCGGATGGCCCGGCACAACGCGCTGGTCCGGCGCGCGCCGGCGATCGAGGCGCTGGGCGCGATCGGTATCCTCTGCACCGACAAGACCGGCACGCTCACGGAAAACCGGATGGCGGTGGCCGAACTGGACGCGACGGATGCCACCCAAGCTCTGGAGACGGGACGCCTGGCCTGCCCGCCGCTGTCGCATGACCCGATGGACCGTGCGCTGGTGGACGCGGCGGCGCAGCAGCAGATGCCAGCGGAACCCTCGGGCTGGCAGCGCCTGCGCGACTATCCGCTGAGCAGCCAGCGCCCGGCCTTCATCCAGACCTGGCGCACGGACGCGGGGGAGCTCTTCATCGCCGGCAAGGGCGCGCCGGAAACCATCGCGGCGATGTGCGCGGGCTCGGCGCCGACGCAGGCGGAACTGGAACAGCGCCTGACCGCGATGACGCAGCGTGGCCTGCGCGTGCTCGCGGTCGCCGCGGGGCGCGTGCCCGATGCGGCCAGCACGCCGCTGCCGGAGGACCCGACCACGTTCGCGCTGGACTGGCTGGGCCTGGTCGGTTTCGCCGACCCGCTGCGCGCCGCCGTCCCCGACGCCGTGGCCGAGGCGCGCGCGGCCGGCGTGCGCGTGATCATGATGACCGGCGACCATGCCGGCACCGCCCGCGCGATCGCGCAGCAGGCGGGCATCGACACCGACGCGGGCGTGGTGCGCGGCGACGCGCTGGACGGCTGCGACGACGTCACCCTGGCCGACCGCCTCGCCTTCTCCAGCGTGTTCGCGCGGGTGCGGCCGGAACACAAGCTGCGGCTGGTGGAAGCGCTGAAGGCACGCGGCGGCGTGGTGGCGATGACCGGCGACGGCGTCAACGATGCGCCCGCGCTGATGGCGGCGCACGTCGGCATCGCGATGGGCGGCCGCGGCACCGACGTGGCCCGCGAAGCGGCGTCCATCGTGCTGCTGGACGACAACTTCGTCAGCGTGGTCCGCGCCATCCGGATGGGCCGCACCATCTACGAGAACATCGCCCGGGCCGCGCGCTACATCCTGGCGGTGCACGTGCCGATCACCGGCATGGCGCTGTTGCCGCTGCTCACCGGCTCCGCGCCGATGCTGATGCCCCTGCACGTGGTGATGCTGGAACTGATCATCGACCCGGCGTGCTCGGTCGTGCTGGAGCGCGAGCCGCCGCCCGACGACATCATGCAGCGTCCGCCGCGCCCCGCCGACCACCCGCTGCTGGACCGGGCCACCCTCTTCGCCTCGCTCGGGCAGGGGCTGGTGATGTTCCTGGCGGTCGCCCTGACCTACCTGTTGGGCGTCCGCGCGGGATTGGCGGATGCGCAGCTGGCGGCGCTGTCGTTCACTGCGATAGTGACCGGCAACCTGTTCCTGATCCTGCTGCACCGCTCGGGCGGCTCGATCTGGCGGGCACTGCGCACGCCCAACGCCGCGTTCTGGATCGTGGCGGTTGCCGCCAGCGGCGTGCTGGCGCTGGCGATCCTGCATCCGGCGGTGGCCGGCCTGTTCGACTTCGTGCGGCCACCGGCACCGCTGCTGGCGGTCGCGGTGGCGCTGCCGCTGCTCGCGATCATCGCGCTGGACCTGCTGCGCCGGCTACGGAGGACGGGAGGCCGACCGGAGCGCGCTGCCGGCGCCTGAGCCCGCTCACCGGGCGTGTGCCGCACGTCCGCGCCGCTATCGCGGATTGCCGCTGGCTGCCACCTTGACGGGCGTGGGCAACGCCGCGAAGTCCAGCATCCACGCGTCCGTCTCCGGCGCGGGCGGAAAGCGCGCCCAACGGGTTTCGCGTTTCGCGTACAGGGTTGGTCCCCGGCAGCCGTCGCCGCACCACAGCGGGATCTCGATGCGGTCGACCTCGATGTCGTTGCGCAATACCAACCCACCGCCGGAGTCGCGCGCCAATCGCAGCCTGGACGCGCGGCGCGGCCCTTCGGGTGGCCCCATGTCCACCAGCGTGCCGTAGTCCATCCAGCCATCCGTGCAGGTCGGCGTCACCGTGCCGATGCGTACTGGCGTGGGCCCGGGCAGATCCGACGCGGCGGTGCTTGCCCGCGGCTGCAGCGGGCGCGACAGCACTTCGCGCGCGGCCGTCCACCAGCGCGCATACGCATCGCGGTCGCTGCCGGCAAGGTCCCTCGCCGCCGACGCCACCGCGGCGGGTGGCCACCACGACGCGAACTGCAATGACGTCCCCGCGTGCACGACCTGGAGCGCATCGGCGCCCGGCTCGGCAAGCAGCGCCTGCGCAAGCGCCGGATCGCTGCCAGCATCCGCCACGCCGGAATACCTGCCGGCAAGCGCGGGACAGTCCGGCCGCCCCGCCATGCGCGCCGCATCCAGTCCGGGAAACCCGGCAGGCGGCGGGGTATCCGCCTCGCGCACGCAGCCGCCCAGCACGGGCACCAGCAGCAGGATGGGCAGGAGGCGGGCGAACTGCGGCATGACGGCCATCGGAAACGGGGCGGAACGCGAAGTGTAGGTGGCGAGCGGTGCAGGATTCACCCCCATCCCGGATGCGCCCCTGCCCGCCTCTCAGGACTGCGGCATACCGTGGGCAGGACGCAGCCATGCGTGCGGCATCGACGCCGGATCAAACGACAGGCCTGGGGTGCCGGCTCTCTCTTCCATAGGCGCGGCGACCAGCAAGTACAAGCCCGGCCGCGCACCAGGCGCATGTCCTGTTCCCCGGGCAGCCAGCGTTGCCAAAGATGCAGCCCATTTCGCTGCTCAAGGAGATTGCAATGGCCGTCAAGCGCGTCAAATCACGTCTGGAATTCATCCTGCAGATCACCGACTACTTCAAGGGGCACTGGGAAGACCCGGAGTGGGGCCGCCGCCCCTCGAACCAGGTGCTGATCGCACTGGCAGTAAGAGAGCTGGCGCAGGGGATTCAGGATTCCGCAGCGCAGAAGCAGATCACCGAAATCGCGGACAGGACCATCGCAAAGAATGCCGCGGCAGTGCGATAGAGCGCGTTTGTCCCTCTCCGGCGGACACCGCGACGCGATGGACCCCGTCATGGCCATCGCGTCGCCGCTGCCGTGCACCTCGCCCCGGGATCGATTTGCGCCCCCGACCTCGGACGCTCAGCCGGTCAGGCGCAATCGCGTCGCACCGCCGGGCACGGTGTACCGCCTTTCCAACGGGCATCGTGGACAAACGGCGCGAGCGGCATCCAGCACTGCCATACCGGCCGCCCGGCCGTCGCCCGACCGCCGTCGAAATCCTGAAGAACTCAGCGCTTGCAGGTGTTGAAGCCGAGCAAGGCGTACAGCGGGCAGAAGTTAAACAGGCCGGTTGCCAGTGGCACCACGCCGATCCACGCCCATACCGGGCCTCCCGTGGCCGCCCATACGATCAGCAACAACCCCACTGCGATGCGCAGCCACTTGTCGACACCACCGACGTTGGTCTTCATGGCAACCCCTCCCTTTGGACAGGCGCAGCATGGCACCTTCAGGCGCGGCCTGCTGGATCAGCATCAATCAGCGGGAAATCGGCTTTTCCAGCCGCTTGTGCTGCGCATGGCCACCCGCGCATGCCGGCGCCCATAGGCGAAGTACACAATCACGCCCAGCATCAGCCAGACCGCAAACCGCACCCATGTCAGGGTGGCCAGGTTGAGCATCACGGTCCGCCGGATCGGCCTGCCCCCGCACATCCGGCCGGCGGGGCTGCTTCAGCCCGGCGGCGTCTCCGCGCTTCCGTCCGCCGGAAAAACGCACACGCCCGATGACCGGCTCTTGGCCGCATACATGGCGGCGTCCGCGGCGCGCAGGTAGTCGTCGACGGTGGCGAGGCCGGGCACGCTTGTCACCAGCCCGATGCTTGCGCCGCTGGTCACGGTGTGTCCGCCGATTTCGTAGGGCACACCAAGCGCGGCTGCAATCTCGCGGGCGCGCTCAAGCGCTTCGGCAGGCTCGATGGCTTCCAGCAGCACATTGAACTCATCGCCCCCCATGCGTGCGACCAGATCGCCGGTGCGCACGCAGGACTCTAGCCGGCGCGCCACCTGCTGCAACAGCTGGTCGCCGCCATGATGCCCAAGGCTGTCATTGACGGCCTTGAACCGGTTGAGGTCCAGCAGCAGCACGGCGAAACTCATGGCGCCAGCCTGTGCAGGCGCCTTTTCGCCTTTTGCCGCCATGCTGCGGTACACCGCGATCGCATGCGCCAGGCGTTCGCGGAAGAGGGGCCGGCCCGGCAGATTGGTCAGCGCATCGTAGGAACTGCCGCGCTCGGCCAGGTCGCTCAACGAGCCGGCCATGCGCACGGCAACGCCATCCTCGAACTGCGCGACGCCGCGCCAGTTGACCCACACCAGCCGGCCCGAGCCGTGGAAGGCGCGGAAATCCACCGAAAAGTTGGGGCTCTCCCCCGCCAGGTGCCGGCAATAGGCCGACTGCACGCGCCCGCGGTCATCGGGATCGATGCGCTGCTGCAGGAAGCGCCAGCCACCGTCATGCACAGGCGGCGTGTCCTCCAGCCCGAGGATTTCGTGGAAGCGCTCGGACACGTGCAGCACATCCGTGCGCAGGTCCCAGTCCCAGATCCCGTCGTTGGAACCGCGGGTAGCCAGCGCATAGCGGTCGTCGGAGCGCAGCAGCTCCAGTTCCGTCTGCTTCTGCCGGGTCACGTCGATCATCAGGCCGATCATGCGGTTCGGTCGCCCGGGTTCGACCACGGCGCGGCACAGATCGCGCACCCACACCACCTTGCCGGACTTGGCGATCAGCCGGTAACTCATTTCATAGGCATAGCTGTGGGTGGCGTTGTAGGCGGCATCGTCGATCGCCAGCGCCTCCGGCAGATCGTCGGGATGCACATGCGCCCGCCAGAACCCCGGATCGGCGCGCCACTCCTCCACGCTGTAGCCGAACAGCCGCTCCACCTGCGGGCTGAGGAAGGTATTGCCGATGCCATGCTCGGCCTCCCAGACCACCCCGTCGATGGTTTCCAGCAGGCGCAGGAAACGCTGGCGCACTTCCACCAGGATCTGCTCGGTGACCTCGGTGACCTCGATCAGCACGCCCTGGCGGCTGATCACCCTGCCCGCCGCATCCGTTTCCGGATGCAGCTGCAGGCGCACCCAGCGATAGTCCGCATCGGCGAAACGCAGGCGGAACACCGGCATGCCCGCGCGCAAGGTGCCGACGTCGTCGGCATGCACGAAGTCCAGCAGGGACTGGCCAAGCGCCGCCGCCACCGCATGCCCGGTCAGCCTCGCCCAGGCCGGATTCAGATAGGTGATCTCCCAAAGCGCGTCGGTCTGCACCACCGCCTCGGGCAGCAGCTGCAGCAGGTGGCCGGGCGGCGTGGCGTGGGCGGGCATGTACGGTCATGGTCACCGAAACCCGAATGCCCAGTCCAGCGCAAAAAGGGGATTCCCGTCGGTTTTCGATGCCAGCGCGCGCCCCGCCACGCCAAACCGGCCACGGGCGTCCTGCGTGAACCTGTTGAGCACCCGGCATCGGGCACCTGGATAGCGCCGGTGCGATCGCCGCTGTACCCCAGCGTTCGCCGATACTGCGCCGCATGAACACCCCACCCGAACGCCGCTGGCCCGCGCGCTTGCGCAGCCTGGCCATCAACCTGCTGTTGCTGCTGGCGCTGATTGCCGCGCTGGACTGGTATCGCGCACCGGATGCGCGCGCGGTGGCAGCGACCCGCCTCGCCACCACCCAGGACGCGCCGGTGGACTTCCAGGCGCAGCGCCAACCGACCGTGCTCTACGTGTGGGCGGAATGGTGCGGCTACTGCCGGCACACCTCGCCGGCCATCGAACGCCTGCACCGCAGCGGCCACCGCGTGGTGTCGGTGGCCATGCAGTCCGGCAACGATGCGCAGGTGCACGCCACCCTGCGCCGGCACGGGCTCACCTTCCCGGTGGTCAACGATCCCGATGGCGCGATCAGCCAGGCACTGGGCGTGGGCGTCACCCCGACCATCGCGATCGTCTCCGACGGCCGCATGCGCCTGGCCACCAGCGGCTGGACCAGCGAGTACGGGCTGCGCCTGCGGCTGTGGCTGGCGCGGTAACCGAACGACCGCGGAGCCCACCCGCCCGCGACAGGCAGCCGGGAATTCCTGCCAGCCCACTCGGCACCCCGCCGCGATGTTCGCGGCCAGCCGATGCCGTCGCGCCGTCCGCCGGGCCACCTGCATGCGCGCATGCCGGCCCGCGCGGCAGCGGCGGCGGCAAGCGCCTTATCCGACCAGGCGCCAGCCCAGCGTTTCGCCCTGCGCCAGCGGCACCAGGGTGCGCTCGCCGTAGGGCAGTTCGGCCGGGATGACCCATTCCTGCTTGCGCAGCGTCACCGTGCCTTGGTTGCGCGGCAGCCGGTAGAAGTCGGCGCCGAAGTGGCTGGCGAAGCCCTCCAGCCGGTCCAGCCGGCCCGCGGCCTCGAACGCGGTGGCGTACAGCTCCAGCGCGTGCAGGCCGGTGTAGCAGCCGGCGCAGCCGCAGTCGGCTTCCTTGTCGCCGCGCGCGTGCGGCGCCGAGTCCGTGCCCAGGAAGAAGCGCGGGTTGCCGCCGGTGGCGGCCTCCAGCAGCGCCCGGCGGTGGACCTCGCGCTTCAGCACCGGCAGGCAGTAGTAGTGCGGGCGCAGGCCGCCGGCGAAGATCGCGTTGCGGTTGTACAGCAGGTGGTGCGCGGTGATGGTCGCGGCGATCTCGCCCCCGGCGTCCCGCACGTAGTCCGCCGCGTCCCGGGTGGTGATGTGCTCCAGCACCACGCGCAGGCCCGGGAAGTCGCGGCGCAGGGGGATGAGGATGTCTTCGATGAACACCTTCTCGCGGTCGAACACGTCGACGTCGCGGTCGGTCACCTCGCCGTGGATGGCCAGCACCATGCCCGTTTCCTGCATGGCCTCCAGCGCCGCATGGGCGTGCCTGAGGTCGGTGACGCCGGAATCGGAATTGGTGGTCGCCCCCGCCGGGTACAGCTTCACCGCGTGCACGAAGCCGCTGGCCCTGGCCGCGCGGATCTCCCCGGCCGGCGTGTTGTCGGTGAGGTACAGCGACATCAGCGGCTCGAAGTCCGAGCCAGCCGGCCGCGCCGCCAGGATCCGCTCCCGGTATGCCGCCGCCAGCGCGGTGGTGGTCACCGGCGGCCGCAGGTTGGGCATCACGATGGCGCGCCGGAACTGCGCCGCCGTGTGCGGCAGCACCGCCTCCAGCAGCACGCCGTCGCGCAGGTGCAGGTGCCAGTCGTCGGGCCGGGCAAGCGTCAGCGTGGTGCCGTCCGGCACCTGCGCGGGCGCGGACACGTGGTGGGCAAGCGGGGACATCGTGGCTCCAAAGTCGAACGTCGACCGGCACGATTTTGCCAGAGGCATCCGCGCCGGGTCGGGAGCGGCGGCAGCGCGTGTCCGGGCACCGGGTGGCGCCGCGGCGCATTTTGTAGAAGGATTGGCGCATGGATCGCATCCCGACGCTGTCGTCAGGCACCCTCATCGGAACGCTTGCGGAGTCGCTGGAGAACGCCAGGTCGCTGGAGGAGCTGGTCAGGCCGCTGCTGGAACTGCTGGAAGCGACCACCGGCCTGGAATCGACCTACATGACCACCATCGACGAACAGGCCGGCGTCCAGCACATCCTGTTCGCCCGCAATTCGGACCGCCTGCAGATTCCGGAAGGGCTGTCGGTGCCCTGGAACGACACCCTGTGCAAGCGCGCGCTCGAGGAGGGCCGCAACTACACGGACGACGTGGAAGGTTGCTGGGGCGATTCCGATGCCGCGCGCACGCTGGGCATCGCCACCTACGCCAGCGTGCCCATCCATGGCGCCGAAGGCGCCCTCTACGGCACCCTGTGCGCTGCCAGCGGGCAGCGCCAGCCGCTCCAGGACGGCGCCGAACGGGTCATGCGCCTGTTCGCCCACCTGATCAGCCAGCAGGTCGAGCGCGAGGCCCTGCTCAACCGCCTCAAGGCCACCAACGCGCAGCTGCATCTGAATGCGATGACGGACGTGGTGACCGGCCTCGCCAACCGCCGCGCGCTGATGGAGGAGTTGCAGCGGCGCCTGCAGCTGCGCAAGCGCACCGGCACCGAGGTGCTGATCGCCTTCATCGATCTCGACGGCTTCAAGCGGATCAACGACGTGCACGGCCACGACGCCGGCGACCGTTTCCTCGCGGCCATCGGCCGCGCCCTGGCCAGCTGCATGCGCGCCGACGATTTCTGCGGGCGCCTGGCGGGCGATGAATTCGTGGTGATCGGCACGGTCTGCTCGGCCTCGGACACCTGCCAGCAGGCCCTGGAAGTGCGGCTGCGCGCGGCCTGCAGCGGGCAGTTCGAGCTGGGCAGCGCCAGCATCGCCTACAGCGGCCCCAGCATCGGCGTGATCCGCGCTGGCGAAGGCGATGCGGAAACGGAGCTGGCCCGCGCGGACCAGGCGATGTACCAGGACAAGCGCAAACGGCGCGGCGCTGCTTCTTAGTCGCCGGCTGCGGTCACAGGCGCGCGGCCCCGCCCCTTGCGTCACCGGTCCGCCGGTCCCGCCCCCAACGGCGCCGGCCGCGCAAACAGATAGCCCTGCCCCAGCTCGCAGCCCAACGCCAGCAGCGCCTGGCGCTGGGCCTCCGTCTCGATGCCCTCGGCCACCACTTCCATGCGCTGCGCCCGCGACAGCGCCAGGATCGCCCGCACCACCGCGGTGCTGCCGCTTTCGTCGTCGGGCGACAGGTCGCAGATGAACGAACGGTCGATCTTGAGGGTGTGCATCCGGAAACGGTGCAGGTAGCTCAGCGAGGAATAGCCGGTGCCGAAATCGTCCAGCGCCACCATCACCCCGCAGTCGGCGAGCTGGCGGAACACCTCGCCGATCTTTTCCGCGTTCTCCAGCAGCGCGCCTTCGGTCACCTCGATGCGGACCTGCGAAGGCGCGATGCGGTGCGCCCGCAGCAGGGCCATCAGCCGCGCCACCAGGCCCGGCGCGCCGAAATGCCGCGGCGAGAAGTTGACGTTCACGTACTGCTCCGGCCGCAGCAGCGAAGGCAGCAGCTCCAGCGTGCGCGTGAACACCGCCCAGTCCAGCGCCTCCAGGCTGCCGTTGCCCTCGGCCACCGGCAGGAACGCCGCGGGCGCGAGCACCCCGCGCTGCGGGTGGTGCCAGCGCGCCAGCGCCTCGTAACCCACCACCCCGCCGTCGGACAGCCGCACGATGGGCTGGAACCACGGCACCAGTTCGCAGCGCTCCATCGCCCGCCGCAGGTCGCTTTCCACCTCCAGCAGCTGCAGCGCGCGCGCATGCAGCGCCTCGTCGAAGACTTCGATGCGGTCGCGCCCGCCGGCCTTGGCGCGGTACATCGCGATATCGGCATCGCGCAGCAGCTCTTCCGGCTGGGTGTAGTGCGGCGCGCTCAGGGCGATGCCGACGCTCACGCTGCTGTACAGCTCCTTGCCCTGCACCCGCACCGGCGCCTCCATCGCCTTCACGATGCGTTGGCCCATGCGCAGCGCCGCGTCGGGCCCGTTCACCTCCATCAGGATCGCGAACTCGTCGCCGCCCAACCGCGCCACCATGTCGCGGCCGCTGCGCACGCAGCGCGAAAAGCGCGCCGCCACTTCCTGCAGCAGCGCGTCGCCGACCAGGTGCCCCACCGAATCGTTGATGACCTTGAACCGGTCCAGGTCCATGAACAGGACCGCGAAGCCGTAGCCCTGCTCGCGCTGCCCGTGCGCCAGCGCGCGCTGGAGCTGGTCGCGCAGGTAGGCGCGGTTGGGCAGGCCGGTGAGCGAATCGTGCAGCACCTGGTACTTGAGCTGGCGCTCCACGTCCTCGCGCACGCGGATCTGCTCCGACAGCTCGGCGGTGCGCGCCTCCACCCGCTGCTCCAGTTCGGCGTTGGCATCCTTCAGCTCCGCGGCGGCGCGCTGGCGTTCCAGGCCGCTGGCGATCTGGTAGCTGATGAAGGTGAGCAGATCGCGTTCGCTGGCGCTGTAGCAGTGGCCGCTGGTGTAGTTCTGCACCGCCAGCAGGCCCAGCACGCGTTCGCCCGCCACCAGCGGCACGCCCAGCCACGCCATCGACTGCTGCCCGATCACGTCCAGTTCGCCGGACGCCTGCAGCGCCTCGAACTGCGCCCGGATCGCCGGGTCCGCCATGTCCACCAACAGCGGCTTGCCCTGGCGGATCACGTACTCGCTGATGCCGCGGCCCACCCGCCGGCTTTCCGCGGTGCCGCCGGTTTCGTCCACGTAGTACGGGAAGTGCAGCCACTCGCCGTCGGCCGAGAGCAGCGCGATGTAGAAATTGCGCGCGTCCAGGAACTGCCCGACGATCCCGTGCACCGCGTGATAGAACCCGTCGGGGTCGGTGGCGGTATGCGACAGCTCGGCGATCCGGTACAGCGCCTCCTGGATGCGCTCCGAACGCTGCCGCTCCTGTACCTCCAGGGTGAGCGCCTGGGTACGCTCGGCCACCCGCCGCTCCAACTCCTCCTGCTGCAGCTTGCGGTCCACGGCATTGAGGATGTGGCTGCCAACGTAGGACAGCAGCGCCTGGTCGGAGGTGGTGTAACGGGGCCGCTCGATGTAGCTCTGCACCACCAGCACGCCGCGCACCGCCTCGCCCACCAGGATCGGCACGCCCAGCCAGTCGAAGCATTCCTCGCCGATGTCGCGCATCGGCCCGGACACCTGCGCGCGCAATTGGTCCAGCGCGCCCATCAGCGGGCGCCGGTCGCGGATGCAGTACCAGGTCAGGCCGCGCTCCATCACCGACATCGAGATGAATTCGTTGGCGTTGCGGATGACCGGATCGACGGTATCGACCAGGTAGATGAAGCGCAGCGCGTCGCTGCTCTCTTCGTACAGGGCGATGTAGAAGTTCTCGGCATACATGAACCTCCCGACGATGGCATGCAGTTCTCGCAGCATCGCGTTCAGGTCCATGCCGGAGCTGGCCATGTCGGCAATCTGGAACAGCGCCGCCTGCAGCTGCTCGGATCGCGCCAGCGCCTGCAGCGAGCCGGTGAGGTGGCGGCGCTCCAGCACCGCATCCGCCACCGGCGCCAGCAGCGCGCAGGCGCGGTCCAGCAACGCCGCGTCCGCATGGGCGGGCAGCAGGAGCGCGATGCCGCCGGTGGCATCGCGCGCCAGCAACCGCACGCCCCGACCGCCATCGGCGCCGGCGGCAACCGGGTCGCCACCGGCCTGCAGGATCGCCAGCAGCGCTGCATCCGCGGCCGGCGCCAGCCCGGCCGGCACGGTGCCGCTGGTGCCATCCGCCATCCACCACGCCACCGTCGCCGGCGCCGCGCCGGCCTCGGCCAGCGCGTGGGCAATCCCTTCCGCCAGCGCAGGCAGCGAAGGAGATTGCAGCAGTGCTTCCAGCATCGCCCCTAGCGCCAGCGGGTCGCCGAACGGAACGGTCAGCGGCGCTGGG from Thermomonas sp. XSG encodes the following:
- a CDS encoding EAL domain-containing protein; amino-acid sequence: MTTHASRPAPLTVPFGDPLALGAMLEALLQSPSLPALAEGIAHALAEAGAAPATVAWWMADGTSGTVPAGLAPAADAALLAILQAGGDPVAAGADGGRGVRLLARDATGGIALLLPAHADAALLDRACALLAPVADAVLERRHLTGSLQALARSEQLQAALFQIADMASSGMDLNAMLRELHAIVGRFMYAENFYIALYEESSDALRFIYLVDTVDPVIRNANEFISMSVMERGLTWYCIRDRRPLMGALDQLRAQVSGPMRDIGEECFDWLGVPILVGEAVRGVLVVQSYIERPRYTTSDQALLSYVGSHILNAVDRKLQQEELERRVAERTQALTLEVQERQRSERIQEALYRIAELSHTATDPDGFYHAVHGIVGQFLDARNFYIALLSADGEWLHFPYYVDETGGTAESRRVGRGISEYVIRQGKPLLVDMADPAIRAQFEALQASGELDVIGQQSMAWLGVPLVAGERVLGLLAVQNYTSGHCYSASERDLLTFISYQIASGLERQRAAAELKDANAELEQRVEARTAELSEQIRVREDVERQLKYQVLHDSLTGLPNRAYLRDQLQRALAHGQREQGYGFAVLFMDLDRFKVINDSVGHLVGDALLQEVAARFSRCVRSGRDMVARLGGDEFAILMEVNGPDAALRMGQRIVKAMEAPVRVQGKELYSSVSVGIALSAPHYTQPEELLRDADIAMYRAKAGGRDRIEVFDEALHARALQLLEVESDLRRAMERCELVPWFQPIVRLSDGGVVGYEALARWHHPQRGVLAPAAFLPVAEGNGSLEALDWAVFTRTLELLPSLLRPEQYVNVNFSPRHFGAPGLVARLMALLRAHRIAPSQVRIEVTEGALLENAEKIGEVFRQLADCGVMVALDDFGTGYSSLSYLHRFRMHTLKIDRSFICDLSPDDESGSTAVVRAILALSRAQRMEVVAEGIETEAQRQALLALGCELGQGYLFARPAPLGAGPADR